The following are encoded together in the Streptomyces rapamycinicus NRRL 5491 genome:
- a CDS encoding NERD domain-containing protein, producing the protein MFAALKAIPDDQSVALHTVHLPRHDKKRVGEIDFVVIMPDILLFIEVKGGRVHQRDGKWYYGPPDREEGPKESPFAQASGGMHALEQKIGSLIGDLRNHGVPSGYLVITTDVDIQRTTEFEPEQYLGSTAFAGGRGLAQGMERATRFWLTRNRWARTPVRAALRTKMLEAIRPDFDRVPNLQSRLTHLDVVFERLTNEQLDRLDELESNPRLIWTGGAGTGKTFLAAEAARRKSAHGSVLFTCASATLATHLRRVVDDDAITVLPFERLDEVQGRVFDHLIVDEAQDLMTFESLDTLEALVPGGLAEGRWIFMLDQNNQVLTPDGYDPDAWEYLRPLGTVYGPMKRNCRNTVQIVNQVRLYTGADLGVASAGEGRPVRFTDVPDAQDEATVLDAYVNELVAEGVSPRDITLLSASGDWQTSSARLSQRASKIERFADVVGTDRTKHRLTWSSVSDFKGHENHVVCLIDLEPGHLDGRLDALYVAWTRARAQLWVACRPGIQQALKDLGMAVLKRQGHLK; encoded by the coding sequence GTGTTCGCGGCGCTCAAGGCGATTCCGGACGACCAGAGCGTTGCCCTGCACACGGTTCACCTCCCCCGACACGACAAGAAGCGCGTCGGTGAGATCGACTTCGTTGTCATCATGCCCGACATTCTGCTCTTCATCGAGGTCAAAGGCGGTCGGGTCCACCAGCGCGACGGGAAGTGGTACTACGGTCCGCCCGATCGTGAGGAGGGGCCGAAAGAGAGTCCTTTCGCTCAGGCCAGCGGCGGCATGCATGCACTCGAACAAAAGATCGGATCCCTGATCGGAGACTTGAGGAACCACGGGGTTCCGAGCGGATACCTCGTGATCACCACGGACGTCGACATCCAACGCACGACCGAGTTCGAGCCCGAGCAATATCTCGGCAGCACCGCGTTCGCCGGCGGACGCGGCCTGGCGCAGGGCATGGAACGAGCCACGCGCTTCTGGCTCACGAGGAACAGATGGGCCCGCACCCCTGTCCGCGCCGCCCTGCGTACGAAGATGTTGGAGGCCATCCGCCCGGACTTCGACCGTGTGCCCAACCTGCAGTCCCGGCTGACCCATCTCGACGTCGTCTTCGAGCGTCTCACCAATGAACAGTTGGACAGGCTCGACGAGTTGGAGTCCAACCCCCGTCTCATCTGGACCGGCGGCGCCGGCACCGGCAAAACCTTCCTCGCGGCCGAGGCGGCCCGTCGCAAGTCCGCCCACGGCAGTGTCCTGTTCACGTGTGCGAGCGCCACACTGGCGACCCATCTGCGGCGTGTCGTCGACGACGACGCGATCACCGTCCTGCCCTTCGAGCGCCTCGACGAGGTTCAGGGTCGCGTCTTCGACCATCTGATCGTGGACGAGGCGCAGGATCTGATGACCTTCGAGAGCCTCGACACCCTGGAGGCTCTGGTCCCGGGCGGCCTCGCCGAGGGACGATGGATCTTCATGCTGGACCAGAACAATCAGGTACTGACGCCGGACGGTTACGATCCCGATGCCTGGGAGTACCTGCGCCCGCTGGGCACCGTGTACGGCCCCATGAAGCGCAACTGCCGCAACACCGTGCAGATCGTCAACCAGGTCCGTTTGTACACCGGGGCCGACCTGGGCGTCGCCTCCGCGGGTGAGGGCAGGCCGGTCCGTTTCACCGATGTGCCGGACGCCCAGGACGAGGCCACCGTTCTCGATGCCTATGTGAACGAACTCGTGGCGGAGGGGGTCTCTCCGCGGGACATCACACTGCTGTCCGCTTCCGGTGACTGGCAGACGAGCTCGGCCCGTCTGTCACAGCGAGCTTCCAAGATCGAACGATTCGCCGACGTCGTCGGCACCGACCGCACGAAGCACCGTCTCACCTGGTCGTCAGTCTCCGACTTCAAGGGTCATGAGAACCACGTCGTCTGTCTGATAGACCTCGAACCCGGACATCTCGACGGCCGCCTCGACGCGCTCTACGTGGCCTGGACCAGGGCCCGCGCCCAGCTCTGGGTCGCCTGCCGTCCCGGCATCCAACAGGCCTTGAAGGATCTGGGCATGGCCGTACTGAAGAGGCAGGGGCATCTCAAGTGA
- a CDS encoding helix-turn-helix domain-containing protein, producing the protein MPARATTRRRQLGVMMRKLRARKGMTLEEAGRLVGVSKATVSRYETQEGPVKWPIVDALCREYEASEAERKAVVGLAKDVKRQGWWTSFADSLPESMNLLFTLEDEAVREDHFACLYVPGLLQTRGYTEAVQHASEMRLSAEEIARLVDLRMKRQEILSRPKPPHLWAILDESVIRRVVGSREVMREQLDHLLRANESPDITLQVLPFAKGAHSAAMGSFVILGGAERSLDVVYVDIHVGSLFMEKDEELERYRVAFDYLRAQALDMASSSALIERVREEI; encoded by the coding sequence ATGCCAGCGCGGGCCACTACTCGTCGACGACAGCTCGGCGTCATGATGCGCAAGCTCCGAGCCCGTAAGGGAATGACGCTGGAGGAGGCAGGTCGCCTCGTCGGGGTTTCGAAAGCGACCGTCAGCCGGTACGAAACGCAGGAAGGGCCCGTGAAGTGGCCCATCGTGGACGCGCTGTGCCGTGAGTACGAAGCGAGTGAGGCGGAGCGGAAGGCCGTGGTCGGCCTCGCCAAGGACGTCAAGCGGCAGGGGTGGTGGACCTCCTTCGCGGATTCCCTGCCGGAGAGTATGAACCTGCTGTTCACGTTGGAGGACGAGGCGGTTCGAGAGGATCACTTCGCCTGCTTGTATGTGCCGGGGCTTCTGCAGACGCGTGGCTACACGGAAGCGGTGCAACACGCGTCGGAGATGAGGCTGTCCGCGGAGGAGATCGCGCGCCTGGTCGACCTCCGGATGAAGCGGCAGGAGATCCTGAGCCGACCGAAGCCACCACACCTGTGGGCCATCCTCGACGAGTCGGTGATCCGGCGCGTGGTCGGTTCGCGTGAGGTTATGCGGGAGCAGCTGGATCACTTGTTGCGCGCCAACGAGTCGCCTGACATCACCCTTCAGGTGCTGCCATTCGCCAAAGGCGCGCACTCAGCGGCCATGGGGAGCTTCGTGATCCTTGGGGGTGCCGAACGCTCACTGGACGTCGTGTACGTCGATATCCACGTCGGCTCGCTCTTCATGGAGAAGGACGAGGAACTGGAGCGCTACCGGGTCGCGTTCGACTACCTTCGCGCTCAGGCGCTGGACATGGCCTCGTCCTCCGCCCTCATCGAACGCGTCCGTGAGGAGATCTGA
- a CDS encoding DNA cytosine methyltransferase, which yields MSELRFVDVCAGAGGLALGLEQAGFDPVLLLDKKRVACETLRMNRPAWQVLEADLLDFAPSRHREIYDVDLLSAGLPRVKSSAAVARTDTEAELRLLEATVYLAHAVRPRALLIENVPGLVNAPDFEPIRDFIRKELDHLGYRFRWFVLNAADFGVPQERKQGVLVALKDEYFHAFRPPEPTVREHLSVGRALRRSMAVRGWRDADRWAAQALCVAPTLVGGSDRRGGPDLGPTGSKKAWARIGVDGGTVADDVPGPDFVWAPGTGRDGMVRITTDQAALLQGFPPDWRFAGKKTARYRQTGHASPPPVGKALGLAITAALGASPAPGAGYTSTP from the coding sequence ATGAGCGAACTGCGATTCGTCGATGTGTGCGCGGGGGCAGGCGGGTTGGCCCTGGGGCTGGAACAGGCGGGCTTCGACCCCGTACTGCTCCTGGACAAGAAGCGCGTGGCGTGCGAAACGCTGCGCATGAACCGGCCGGCGTGGCAGGTCCTGGAGGCGGACCTGCTGGACTTCGCGCCTTCGCGGCACCGGGAGATCTACGACGTCGATCTGCTGTCGGCCGGGCTGCCCCGCGTGAAGTCCAGCGCGGCCGTCGCGCGGACCGACACCGAGGCCGAACTGCGGCTGCTGGAGGCGACCGTCTATCTGGCGCATGCCGTCCGGCCGCGGGCCCTGCTCATCGAGAACGTACCGGGGCTGGTGAACGCGCCGGACTTCGAGCCGATACGCGACTTCATCCGCAAAGAGCTGGATCATCTCGGCTACCGGTTCCGGTGGTTCGTCCTGAACGCGGCCGACTTCGGGGTGCCGCAGGAGCGGAAGCAAGGCGTGCTCGTGGCGCTCAAGGACGAGTATTTCCACGCCTTCCGTCCGCCGGAGCCGACCGTGCGCGAGCATCTGTCCGTCGGACGGGCTCTGCGCCGGTCGATGGCCGTGCGCGGTTGGCGGGACGCCGATCGGTGGGCGGCCCAGGCGCTCTGCGTGGCCCCGACCTTGGTGGGCGGGTCGGACCGACGGGGAGGCCCGGATCTGGGACCGACGGGGTCGAAGAAGGCATGGGCCCGGATCGGGGTCGACGGTGGCACCGTGGCCGACGACGTGCCCGGCCCGGACTTCGTCTGGGCCCCCGGGACGGGGCGAGACGGGATGGTCAGGATCACGACCGACCAGGCCGCGCTCCTCCAGGGCTTCCCGCCCGATTGGAGATTCGCCGGGAAGAAGACGGCCCGCTATCGCCAGACAGGGCATGCCTCCCCACCGCCGGTGGGCAAGGCACTCGGCTTGGCGATCACGGCCGCACTGGGGGCATCCCCGGCCCCCGGCGCCGGCTACACTTCAACCCCATGA
- a CDS encoding DNA cytosine methyltransferase: protein MNTPGTQAHHLDGVRILDLFAGPGGLDVAAHFLGFKSIGIEWDQNACETRYAAGLPTIHADVSVMREKRFHEIPTSVDVLAGGPPCQSFSVAGNGVGRRALDTVEEFIHRLVEGEDEAKIDEELHALGDPRTALVLEPLRWLLKAIETEGRDPYKTIVLEQVPAVLPLWEVYARLLRGGEGRLRGVKYEAECWELKTEEFGVPQTRTRAVLVARRPGDGAIKPLEPTHLPFDLHRGKRNAVQTDMLPTESEIPEREQWLSMAEALDAASRLKDSSVDVSRLRTRGDLTFFVVSNYGSGGDPKNRGRRLSSEPAFTVTGKVSRNKVYTDDAAYKADRYDRFTIPEAGVLQTFPHNFPWSGNDQAQQVGNAVPPRLGMHVLGRALRGDAPSDEELAAAGTWPSVPRTTTEELRLLGCGDQSQCSPESHKVTRPLRKPAP, encoded by the coding sequence ATGAACACCCCGGGAACACAAGCTCACCATCTCGACGGTGTCCGCATCCTGGACCTCTTCGCGGGTCCCGGTGGGCTCGACGTGGCAGCGCACTTCCTGGGCTTCAAGAGCATCGGGATCGAGTGGGACCAAAACGCGTGCGAGACGCGCTACGCGGCGGGACTGCCGACGATTCACGCCGATGTGAGCGTCATGCGCGAGAAGCGGTTCCACGAGATTCCGACATCGGTCGACGTACTCGCCGGCGGGCCGCCCTGCCAGTCCTTCTCCGTCGCGGGCAACGGCGTGGGACGGCGAGCGTTGGACACCGTGGAGGAATTCATCCACCGCTTGGTGGAGGGGGAGGACGAGGCGAAGATCGACGAGGAGCTGCACGCCCTCGGCGACCCCCGCACCGCCTTGGTCCTGGAGCCCCTTCGCTGGCTCCTCAAGGCCATCGAGACGGAGGGCCGCGACCCCTACAAGACGATCGTCCTGGAGCAGGTCCCCGCGGTCCTGCCCCTCTGGGAGGTCTACGCCAGGCTGCTGCGGGGTGGAGAGGGTCGGCTGAGGGGCGTCAAGTACGAGGCGGAGTGCTGGGAGCTGAAGACCGAGGAGTTCGGAGTCCCTCAAACGCGCACACGTGCCGTGCTCGTCGCCCGGCGCCCCGGAGACGGGGCCATCAAGCCGCTCGAACCGACTCATCTCCCCTTCGACCTGCATCGGGGGAAGCGCAATGCCGTGCAGACGGACATGCTCCCCACCGAATCCGAGATTCCCGAGCGCGAGCAATGGCTCTCCATGGCGGAGGCCCTCGACGCGGCGAGCCGGCTGAAGGACTCATCCGTGGACGTGTCCCGGCTCCGGACACGAGGTGATCTGACGTTCTTCGTCGTATCGAACTACGGCTCCGGGGGCGACCCGAAGAACCGGGGTCGGCGCCTGTCGTCCGAACCCGCCTTCACGGTCACCGGGAAGGTCTCCCGGAACAAGGTCTACACGGATGACGCGGCGTACAAGGCCGACCGATACGACCGTTTCACCATCCCGGAGGCCGGCGTTCTCCAGACCTTTCCGCACAACTTCCCCTGGTCCGGGAACGACCAGGCCCAGCAGGTCGGCAATGCGGTGCCGCCGCGGCTGGGCATGCACGTACTCGGCAGGGCGCTGCGGGGGGACGCCCCCTCGGACGAGGAGTTGGCGGCCGCGGGCACGTGGCCGAGTGTGCCCCGGACCACCACGGAGGAACTGCGGCTCCTCGGATGCGGTGATCAGAGCCAATGCTCCCCGGAGTCGCACAAGGTCACTCGCCCTCTCCGGAAGCCCGCCCCCTGA
- a CDS encoding DUF397 domain-containing protein: MREPCISDRDRGWFKSSYSGAGNTECVEAAFRPGSTAVRDSKDPGGPVIGVSHRAWVDFVTAVRDGQLG; the protein is encoded by the coding sequence ATGCGCGAGCCCTGCATATCCGACAGAGACCGTGGCTGGTTCAAGTCCTCCTACAGCGGTGCCGGCAACACCGAATGTGTCGAAGCTGCTTTCCGGCCGGGCTCGACCGCCGTGCGGGACTCCAAGGATCCGGGCGGGCCCGTGATCGGGGTCTCGCACCGGGCGTGGGTGGACTTTGTGACGGCCGTGCGGGATGGGCAGTTGGGCTGA
- a CDS encoding DUF6339 family protein, translating into MTSRPEHLPERLALISDVQAAEYISRGLLEGRDDVPSIALNKVAEPLPGEGARLGLHRVRDLIDQALERFRDERPTAADAWLAPRLHETLRLTRREAADKRLWTYLALGVAPDYVMWRHLSEAKADGSHGRVARDRFVGPHYKQTFARLWWAAELFRDGPDYQPVVVACGNQDMLNSALRLDVIDHRPTALALVRMMERGTVRTGREVNALTPAVNAAAATLMYDIIAPDVGRDGDALRDWIAAAESSLPSPRNHLPEGPEEERAPEEAVGRLVDHFEELFADAQVRGRASGEGE; encoded by the coding sequence GTGACTTCCCGCCCCGAGCACCTGCCGGAACGGCTCGCCCTGATCTCCGATGTGCAGGCCGCCGAGTACATCTCCAGGGGACTGCTCGAGGGACGCGACGACGTCCCTTCCATCGCCCTGAACAAGGTTGCCGAGCCCCTGCCCGGGGAGGGTGCGCGCCTGGGGCTGCACCGGGTCCGGGACCTGATCGACCAGGCGCTGGAAAGGTTCCGGGACGAGCGCCCCACGGCCGCGGACGCCTGGCTGGCGCCGCGACTGCACGAGACCCTCCGGCTGACCCGCCGGGAAGCGGCCGACAAGCGGCTGTGGACGTATCTGGCCCTGGGCGTGGCGCCGGACTACGTCATGTGGCGGCATCTGTCCGAAGCGAAGGCGGACGGTTCGCATGGCCGTGTGGCCCGCGACAGATTCGTCGGCCCGCACTACAAGCAGACGTTCGCCCGTCTCTGGTGGGCGGCCGAACTCTTCCGCGACGGCCCGGACTACCAGCCCGTCGTCGTGGCCTGCGGCAACCAGGACATGCTCAACTCCGCTCTGCGACTGGATGTCATCGATCACCGCCCCACCGCTCTGGCCCTCGTCAGGATGATGGAGCGAGGGACCGTACGCACCGGTCGGGAGGTGAACGCCCTGACGCCCGCGGTCAACGCTGCCGCGGCGACCCTGATGTACGACATCATCGCTCCGGACGTGGGACGTGACGGGGACGCGCTGCGCGACTGGATCGCGGCTGCCGAATCATCCCTCCCATCTCCCAGGAACCACCTGCCCGAGGGCCCGGAGGAGGAGCGGGCTCCCGAGGAGGCGGTGGGGAGACTCGTCGATCACTTCGAGGAACTGTTCGCGGATGCGCAGGTCAGGGGGCGGGCTTCCGGAGAGGGCGAGTGA
- a CDS encoding very short patch repair endonuclease yields the protein MRVAPPSSPDVSARMSRQTNVDTSAERAVRQLLHASGYRYRIHYPVPGMCRRKIDIAFTGVKLAVLIDGCFWHGCPDHATSPKANAEWWRQKLDRNIERDQETNAQLVAEGWTVLRFWEHESPGAVMRQVAAAVDREKADRRKRRR from the coding sequence ATGCGCGTAGCACCCCCTTCCAGCCCCGACGTCTCGGCCCGGATGAGTCGGCAGACCAATGTGGACACCAGTGCCGAACGGGCGGTGCGGCAGCTGCTCCATGCCTCTGGATATCGCTACCGGATCCACTATCCGGTGCCGGGCATGTGCAGGCGGAAGATCGACATCGCTTTCACGGGTGTCAAGTTGGCCGTCCTCATCGACGGCTGCTTCTGGCACGGCTGCCCGGATCACGCCACCAGCCCCAAGGCGAACGCGGAATGGTGGCGCCAGAAGCTCGATCGCAACATCGAGCGGGACCAGGAGACGAACGCGCAGTTGGTCGCCGAGGGCTGGACGGTTCTGCGCTTCTGGGAACACGAGTCACCGGGCGCCGTCATGCGTCAGGTGGCCGCGGCTGTCGACCGGGAGAAGGCCGACAGACGGAAACGACGTCGATAG
- a CDS encoding sigma-70 family RNA polymerase sigma factor, with protein MATERNGAFGRGPNDAGWELLIGLMRRFTAEGLERRRALRQVMRAARLDAEETQALYEAVIAAECNEEELEEEEDVPRSANPDDGAGHDEDPDEVVDDLDSAEDDLNSLDEEEVVPDFESLRGTVRVDDMDAARRTARDLLQVDRKRVNPHRRLLTAEEEVGLCLLFRGAEGPSASLADDYVATLPRNGEAHRAFSAMVVHNQRLVHKILQSMGWAGRPMYEDLAQHGMIGLMRAVEKFDVSMGCKFSTYATWWIRQHISRAVMNEGSAIRLPVHIWTDVDKLRRKEREFFDQGRNPNVDDLALASGLSPVKVMEYLRLGRRAVLSLDQPVGENVTLGELIVDAIRPIPGPEQVLRSAFEREELYQFFDACSFTARVRKILLLRFGFVDGTSWTLDQIGLKFGISRERIRQIEKKALKNLRTHLGLESDDTDAEPRHSKAARQIAQETADATTRRGGPERRDNTEAGESPPDESVGTPMTESGSNGREGTVTSQGNGFGRWLAERMREIGMDESQLADRLGVTRAPIDGWLDDRSVPRPELLAKVRGILGAEDDAGREPEVGPDRQDEPAETPAVWYHRPGHKDGGREFGNAAAFAFEADLEVLAREATQNSLDERRRTNDDPVRVRYTLHELTGEPLARFRTAIRWDDIRPHYEAAAAQDQKVGRLIGAGLREMGERQRLILLRIDDYNANGLTGDDYEDGRFAAVVRRQLDSHKSDPTAGGSYGLGKATLWATSRLGLVLMNSTLSESHEGHTRRRVIGRLDLPWREVGGRRFAGPAWLGRPDTEADNAEVVRSWWADEETVENLYLTRDGDDPGTSFLIVGAHDVASLAGAGQGQDGDAGDDEDSLERMHQRLVRALGRNFWAAMTTGGGRGPLLEASVRTLRNGVEYLEEERVEPHVHQPARSRALQAFLSGTTVDRLTEAGQVALATVSLKLPERDGLAGTAGEHRAVLLVTEATDADGKINQVTAMRGNRMTVKTSWVPGLPVGTNPFQAVLLAGRAAGDDAPFAAQAEEFLRCSEPPEHNKWSQTEELRMRYSPSAHRRIAALTSETNKAVHKLVAIPKDQKPSGTSKVSKRLKISGKSAGKVPGTVTPPKLDDLEAEVAPSGAWQITAAVKVSPGGIEPWRMSPVAKLEVRSGARPVVKWAELVAVSNCELTDGVLHFAPGSRRAVFRGVTDVSTHPVRAALTGLVVELQESKGGVA; from the coding sequence ATGGCGACGGAGCGGAACGGTGCCTTCGGCAGGGGGCCGAATGACGCTGGTTGGGAACTGCTGATCGGCCTCATGCGCCGGTTCACCGCCGAAGGACTTGAACGCCGTAGGGCTCTGCGGCAGGTGATGAGGGCGGCGCGCCTCGACGCGGAGGAGACCCAGGCCCTCTACGAGGCCGTGATAGCGGCCGAGTGTAACGAGGAGGAGCTCGAAGAGGAAGAAGACGTTCCGCGTAGTGCGAACCCCGACGACGGTGCCGGCCACGACGAGGATCCCGACGAGGTTGTCGACGACCTGGATTCCGCCGAGGACGACCTGAATTCCCTTGATGAGGAAGAGGTTGTTCCGGATTTCGAGTCGCTTCGGGGCACGGTGCGTGTGGACGACATGGACGCGGCGCGGCGCACCGCCCGGGACCTGCTGCAGGTCGATCGGAAGCGGGTGAACCCGCATCGGCGCCTGCTGACCGCCGAGGAGGAAGTGGGGCTCTGTCTCTTGTTCCGGGGCGCGGAAGGGCCCTCGGCCTCGTTAGCCGACGACTACGTGGCGACGCTTCCGCGAAACGGCGAGGCGCACCGGGCCTTCTCCGCGATGGTGGTCCACAATCAGCGTCTCGTTCACAAGATCCTGCAGAGTATGGGATGGGCAGGCCGCCCCATGTACGAGGATCTCGCGCAGCACGGCATGATCGGGCTCATGCGTGCCGTGGAGAAGTTCGATGTCTCCATGGGGTGCAAGTTCTCGACCTACGCCACCTGGTGGATTCGCCAGCACATCAGTCGCGCTGTGATGAACGAAGGGTCGGCTATTCGCCTCCCGGTGCACATCTGGACCGATGTGGACAAACTACGGAGGAAGGAGCGGGAGTTTTTCGACCAGGGCAGAAATCCCAACGTGGACGACCTTGCCCTGGCATCCGGGCTCAGTCCCGTAAAGGTGATGGAGTACTTGCGGCTGGGACGTCGGGCGGTTCTGTCGCTCGACCAGCCCGTCGGCGAGAACGTCACCCTCGGAGAACTGATAGTCGATGCCATTCGGCCGATTCCGGGTCCGGAACAGGTGCTGCGATCCGCGTTCGAGCGCGAGGAGCTGTACCAGTTCTTCGACGCATGCTCCTTCACGGCCAGAGTTCGGAAGATTCTTCTGCTGCGATTCGGTTTCGTCGACGGCACATCCTGGACGCTGGACCAGATCGGCCTGAAATTCGGGATCTCACGCGAACGTATTCGACAGATCGAGAAGAAGGCGCTGAAGAATCTGAGGACCCACCTGGGCTTGGAGTCCGACGACACCGACGCCGAACCTCGGCATTCGAAGGCCGCTCGACAGATCGCTCAGGAGACCGCTGACGCGACTACGCGGCGCGGAGGCCCCGAGAGACGCGACAATACGGAGGCCGGTGAGTCGCCGCCGGACGAGAGCGTCGGCACGCCCATGACGGAGAGCGGTTCCAACGGGAGAGAGGGAACGGTGACCTCGCAGGGAAACGGGTTCGGTCGATGGCTGGCCGAGCGGATGCGGGAAATCGGGATGGACGAGAGCCAACTGGCGGACCGTCTGGGGGTGACGCGAGCGCCCATCGACGGGTGGCTCGACGATCGCTCCGTGCCTCGGCCGGAGCTCTTGGCCAAGGTGCGCGGGATCTTGGGAGCGGAGGACGACGCAGGGCGGGAACCCGAGGTCGGGCCCGACCGACAGGACGAACCCGCGGAGACACCGGCCGTGTGGTACCACCGCCCCGGACACAAGGACGGCGGGCGGGAATTCGGCAACGCGGCGGCCTTCGCCTTCGAGGCCGACCTTGAGGTCCTGGCCCGTGAGGCCACCCAGAACAGCCTGGACGAGCGCCGCAGGACGAACGACGACCCGGTCAGGGTCCGGTACACCCTGCATGAGTTGACCGGCGAACCCCTCGCCCGGTTCCGCACGGCGATCCGCTGGGACGACATCCGTCCGCACTACGAGGCGGCCGCCGCGCAGGACCAGAAGGTCGGACGCCTGATCGGCGCGGGTTTGCGGGAGATGGGCGAACGGCAGCGTCTGATCCTCCTCCGGATCGACGACTACAACGCCAATGGGCTCACCGGTGACGACTACGAGGACGGCCGGTTCGCCGCAGTGGTACGGCGCCAACTCGACAGCCACAAATCGGATCCGACGGCCGGCGGTTCCTACGGCCTCGGGAAGGCCACGCTCTGGGCGACCAGCAGACTGGGGCTCGTCCTCATGAACTCCACACTCTCCGAGTCGCACGAGGGGCACACCCGGCGGCGGGTGATCGGCCGCCTCGATCTGCCCTGGCGGGAAGTGGGGGGCAGAAGGTTCGCCGGTCCCGCTTGGCTGGGCCGGCCGGACACCGAGGCGGACAATGCGGAGGTCGTCCGTTCCTGGTGGGCGGACGAGGAGACGGTCGAGAACCTGTATCTGACCCGCGACGGCGATGACCCGGGTACGTCCTTCCTGATCGTCGGAGCGCATGACGTGGCCAGCCTCGCCGGAGCCGGTCAGGGTCAGGATGGCGATGCCGGCGACGACGAGGACAGCCTGGAGCGCATGCACCAGAGGTTGGTCCGCGCCCTCGGACGCAACTTCTGGGCCGCGATGACAACAGGAGGAGGCCGCGGGCCACTGCTGGAGGCATCGGTGCGGACGCTGCGCAATGGCGTGGAATACCTCGAGGAGGAGCGGGTCGAACCCCATGTGCATCAACCCGCGCGCTCGCGCGCTCTTCAGGCCTTCCTGAGTGGCACCACGGTGGACCGCCTCACCGAGGCGGGACAGGTCGCCCTCGCCACCGTGTCGTTGAAGCTGCCCGAGAGGGACGGCCTCGCGGGAACGGCCGGCGAGCACAGAGCGGTGCTCCTCGTCACCGAGGCCACGGACGCCGACGGCAAGATCAACCAGGTGACGGCCATGCGCGGCAATCGCATGACGGTCAAGACCAGTTGGGTGCCCGGTCTCCCCGTGGGAACCAACCCGTTCCAGGCAGTTCTGCTCGCCGGCCGGGCGGCGGGGGACGACGCGCCGTTCGCGGCTCAGGCCGAGGAGTTTCTGCGCTGCTCCGAGCCGCCGGAGCACAACAAGTGGAGCCAGACCGAGGAGCTGAGGATGCGCTACTCGCCCTCGGCCCATCGCCGGATCGCGGCGTTGACGTCGGAGACCAACAAGGCCGTACACAAACTCGTGGCGATCCCCAAGGACCAGAAGCCGAGCGGCACAAGCAAGGTGAGCAAGCGGCTCAAGATCTCGGGCAAGTCCGCAGGTAAGGTCCCGGGGACGGTGACGCCCCCGAAACTGGACGACTTGGAGGCCGAGGTCGCCCCCTCCGGTGCATGGCAGATCACCGCCGCGGTCAAGGTGTCGCCCGGCGGGATCGAACCCTGGCGCATGAGTCCTGTCGCCAAGCTGGAGGTCCGTTCCGGCGCTCGGCCGGTGGTCAAGTGGGCGGAGCTCGTCGCTGTCAGCAACTGCGAGCTGACCGACGGGGTGCTGCATTTCGCGCCGGGGAGCCGTCGTGCCGTCTTCCGAGGCGTCACCGATGTGTCCACACATCCGGTGCGTGCCGCGCTGACGGGTCTCGTGGTGGAACTCCAGGAGAGCAAGGGAGGCGTGGCGTGA
- a CDS encoding ATP-binding protein — translation MHRYSVTDHQPRRCILPFAAEPLQLAGLRRAVKAELAAWGMSALVEEAQLIATELASNVIKHVGQGAAATLVLVADADQLRVELHDNSHKEPQSLSPTSDDESGRGIQLLTGLSATWGTIRTAAGKGIWCELSLP, via the coding sequence ATGCACCGCTACTCAGTCACCGACCACCAACCACGCCGCTGCATCCTCCCCTTCGCGGCAGAGCCGCTCCAGCTGGCCGGCCTGCGCAGAGCGGTGAAGGCCGAGCTCGCCGCATGGGGGATGTCCGCGCTCGTCGAAGAGGCCCAGCTGATCGCCACGGAGCTGGCCTCCAACGTGATCAAGCACGTAGGCCAGGGCGCCGCGGCCACACTCGTCCTTGTCGCGGACGCCGATCAGCTACGCGTAGAACTCCACGACAACAGCCACAAGGAGCCCCAGAGCCTCAGCCCCACATCCGACGACGAGTCCGGGCGCGGTATCCAACTCCTCACTGGCCTCTCGGCCACCTGGGGCACGATCCGCACGGCGGCCGGCAAGGGGATCTGGTGCGAACTATCCCTGCCCTGA